Proteins co-encoded in one Plectropomus leopardus isolate mb chromosome 14, YSFRI_Pleo_2.0, whole genome shotgun sequence genomic window:
- the wdr89 gene encoding WD repeat-containing protein 89: MERLEEKVKGLSIARRSRPEEPTYLLDVALQPSGLLAVSCSNFTVHLHDKDTLNLLGEYRGHSGPLCGVVFSHTSPHFLYSGSADGTVRGWDVRRPGTDAAQVFKSDSSHSFCSFDLSCSDALLCAGTEQVNDEDSFLVFWDVRKPGGGLLGVYSESHSDDVTQVCFHPRDKDRLASGSTDGLVNVFDLSRGAEEEALQATCNSDSSAGSVCWCGADYTQLLCLSHDEGLHLWDLGQLDTDEPLTVFSTSDARGLTLLADGGGVDYLVGGRWLEEAQKLLVVGGTNSGDLHLMECDHEGLRLLRTLEGGHSSTVRCFLWDAAAEALVTGGEDAQLLLWKPGGEELTGKKRESMKSESTLRLKSRPHKKHGYQRDKKAA, translated from the coding sequence ATGGAGCGTTTGGAGGAGAAGGTCAAAGGTTTGTCCATCGCTCGGCGGTCTCGCCCGGAGGAGCCCACCTACCTGCTGGACGTTGCTCTGCAGCCGTCCGGTCTGCTCGCCGTGTCCTGCTCCAACTTCACCGTCCACCTCCACGACAAGGACACGCTGAACCTGCTGGGCGAGTATCGGGGCCACAGCGGGCCGCTCTGCGGGGTCGTTTTCTCCCACACGTCCCCTCACTTCCTCTACTCTGGTTCTGCTGACGGGACGGTCCGCGGGTGGGACGTCCGCCGCCCCGGGACAGACGCAGCGCAGGTGTTTAAAAGCGACTCGTCACACAGCTTCTGCAGCTTCGACTTGAGCTGCAGCGACGCGCTCCTGTGCGCCGGCACCGAGCAGGTCAACGACGAGGACAGCTTCCTGGTTTTCTGGGACGTCAGGAAGCCCGGCGGCGGGCTGCTCGGGGTGTACTCTGAGTCGCACAGCGATGATGTCACACAGGTGTGCTTCCACCCCCGAGACAAAGACCGCCTGGCGTCCGGCTCCACAGACGGCCTGGTGAACGTGTTTGACCTGAGCCGCGGGGCGGAGGAGGAGGCGCTGCAGGCCACCTGTAACAGCGACTCGTCCGCGGGCTCCGTGTGTTGGTGCGGCGCGGACTACACGCAGCTGCTGTGCCTCAGCCACGACGAGGGGCTGCACCTGTGGGACCTGGGTCAGCTGGACACGGACGAGCCCCTCACCGTCTTCAGCACCTCTGATGCTCGAGGTCTGACGCTGCTGGCTGACGGCGGCGGCGTGGATTACCTGGTGGGAGGGAGGTGGCTGGAGGAGGCGCAGAAGCTGCTGGTGGTCGGAGGGACGAACAGCGGCGATCTGCACCTGATGGAGTGTGACCACGAGGGGCTGCGTCTGCTGAGGACCCTCGAGGGCGGCCACTCCTCCACAGTACGCTGCTTCCTGTGGGATGCGGCAGCTGAGGCTCTGGTCACCGGGGGAGAGGATGCTCAGCTGTTGCTATGGAAACCAGGAGGGGAGGAGCTCACGGGGAAGAAAAGGGAGTCAATGAAGAGCGAATCAACTTTGAGACTCAAATCCAGACCGCATAAAAAACACGGCTACCAGAGAGACAAGAAGGCAGCGTAA